The following are encoded together in the Sphingomonas insulae genome:
- a CDS encoding site-specific integrase: protein MPTVLLTVWGGREVWRSLDTDSYAMALRRIHRVAADVEAEFEQARCSIGRAVDPKLLATTDGDPAISMPSTSIVSPPAPPPSTRTIGDVYDRFIADPKHQWSKRTQIAHATTRKWVIEVFDEDTPLTDITREGCRDFVALLREMPRSAHQRYPDMTVREVIAAAKIKGERRLISTANLNAYINRFGGVMNWAMNEGYLDRNPLKGLKLPDPVRKRDKRNPFSPEQLRRIFNAPIYTGCRDDMNGYAVPGDQRPRRARFWVPLIALFSGLRLNEICQLEVSDIPEIDGIPCFRVASGVSLTGDEKRVKTNASERIVPVHDELVRCGFLAFAVSQRLCGETNLFPELPFGHLGYRSTTISRWFTRFLENAGAAAPLTCFHSFRHNFRDGLREAKIDRDVAFLLGGWTTDGKGTVVADNYGSGYHPRALAEALNAVRFPVLNLDHLAVLGLRSESRA from the coding sequence GTGCCGACCGTCCTCCTGACGGTATGGGGAGGTCGGGAAGTGTGGCGTTCGCTCGACACCGATAGTTATGCGATGGCGCTTCGGCGCATTCACCGGGTCGCCGCTGACGTCGAAGCCGAGTTCGAGCAGGCCCGCTGTTCAATCGGTCGCGCGGTCGATCCCAAGCTGCTCGCCACCACGGATGGCGATCCGGCGATTTCGATGCCATCGACTTCGATTGTCTCGCCGCCCGCACCGCCGCCGAGCACGCGCACCATCGGCGATGTCTATGATCGCTTCATAGCCGATCCAAAGCATCAATGGAGCAAGCGCACACAGATCGCGCACGCGACGACCCGAAAATGGGTCATCGAAGTGTTCGATGAAGACACGCCACTCACTGATATTACGCGCGAAGGTTGTCGCGACTTCGTGGCCCTCCTGCGAGAGATGCCGAGAAGCGCGCATCAGCGGTACCCGGACATGACGGTCAGGGAGGTGATCGCTGCCGCAAAGATAAAGGGCGAGCGCCGCCTGATCAGCACCGCGAACCTCAACGCCTACATCAATCGGTTTGGAGGAGTGATGAACTGGGCGATGAACGAGGGCTATCTCGATCGTAATCCGCTCAAGGGGCTCAAGCTTCCCGACCCGGTGAGGAAGCGCGACAAGCGCAACCCCTTCTCGCCCGAACAGCTTCGGCGCATCTTCAATGCGCCGATCTACACTGGATGTCGGGACGACATGAACGGCTATGCCGTCCCCGGCGACCAGCGCCCCCGCCGTGCTCGATTCTGGGTGCCGTTGATTGCCTTATTCAGCGGGCTGCGGCTCAATGAGATTTGCCAGCTTGAGGTTTCCGACATTCCCGAGATAGACGGAATCCCGTGCTTTCGCGTGGCCTCTGGAGTTAGCCTGACTGGCGATGAGAAACGCGTGAAGACGAACGCGAGTGAGCGCATTGTGCCGGTTCACGACGAACTGGTCCGGTGCGGTTTTCTGGCGTTCGCTGTCTCTCAACGCCTATGCGGCGAAACGAACCTGTTCCCGGAGCTTCCGTTCGGCCATCTGGGTTACCGCTCCACTACCATATCGAGATGGTTCACGCGCTTTCTTGAAAACGCCGGAGCCGCTGCGCCGCTGACCTGCTTTCACAGCTTCCGGCACAACTTCCGCGACGGATTGCGCGAGGCGAAGATTGATCGCGATGTCGCATTCCTGCTCGGGGGCTGGACGACCGATGGCAAGGGGACCGTTGTGGCCGACAACTACGGCAGCGGATATCACCCGCGCGCGCTGGCCGAGGCGCTGAATGCCGTGCGGTTCCCGGTGCTCAACCTCGATCACCTCGCGGTGCTCGGGCTACGAAGTGAATCGCGGGCGTGA
- a CDS encoding IS3 family transposase (programmed frameshift): MKRKQFSEEQIIGILKEAEAGAVVTELCRKHGMSSATYYAWKAKFGGLEVSDAKRLRSLEEENARLKRLLADTMLDNAGLKDLLSKKLVTPAAKRQAVAHLQATLGMSERRACAVVGADRTSMRYRSCRADDGDLRSRLRELAQQRRRFGYRRLHILLRRDGITINRKKTQRLYREEGLTVRRRKGRRRAGGARAPAPVLALPNQRWSLDFVHDQLVTGRRFRVLNIVDDVTRECLRAVVDTSISGRRVVRELTDLIAERGRPKMIVSDNGTELTSNAVLAWSSDAGVEWHYIAPGKPTQNGFVESFNGRMRDELLNETLFFTVRQARSILARWVDDYNTERPHSSLGYATPAAFAAGLEQQWAGLTPPIASTALMRNNTGRSLVAAG; the protein is encoded by the exons ATGAAGCGGAAGCAGTTTTCGGAAGAGCAGATCATCGGCATCCTGAAGGAGGCCGAGGCGGGTGCGGTGGTGACGGAACTGTGCCGCAAGCACGGCATGTCGAGCGCGACCTACTATGCATGGAAGGCGAAGTTCGGCGGCCTGGAGGTATCTGACGCGAAGCGTCTGAGGTCGCTTGAAGAGGAGAACGCGCGGCTCAAGCGGCTGCTTGCGGACACGATGCTGGACAACGCGGGGTTGAAAGACCTGCTGTCAAAAAAGT TGGTGACGCCCGCCGCGAAGCGACAAGCGGTTGCGCATCTCCAGGCGACGTTGGGGATGAGCGAGCGGCGGGCGTGTGCTGTCGTCGGGGCGGACCGCACGAGCATGCGGTATCGCTCGTGCCGGGCAGATGATGGCGACCTTCGGTCGCGTCTGCGCGAGCTGGCGCAGCAGCGCCGACGGTTCGGCTATCGACGGCTGCACATCCTGCTGCGCCGGGACGGCATCACGATCAACCGCAAGAAGACCCAGCGGCTCTACCGTGAGGAAGGGCTGACGGTCAGGCGCCGGAAGGGACGAAGGCGCGCCGGTGGCGCGCGGGCACCTGCGCCGGTGCTGGCGCTCCCCAACCAGCGCTGGAGCCTGGACTTCGTGCACGACCAGCTCGTCACTGGCCGACGGTTCCGCGTGCTCAACATCGTCGACGACGTGACGCGCGAGTGCCTTCGGGCAGTGGTGGACACGTCGATTTCGGGCCGGCGGGTCGTGCGCGAGTTGACCGATCTGATCGCGGAACGTGGCAGGCCAAAGATGATCGTCAGCGACAACGGGACCGAACTGACGTCGAACGCGGTGCTTGCCTGGTCCAGCGACGCGGGCGTCGAGTGGCATTACATCGCGCCGGGCAAGCCGACGCAGAACGGGTTCGTCGAGAGCTTCAACGGTCGCATGCGCGACGAGCTGCTCAACGAGACGCTATTCTTCACGGTTCGCCAGGCCCGCTCGATCCTGGCGCGCTGGGTCGACGACTACAACACCGAGCGGCCGCACTCGTCGCTAGGCTACGCTACCCCGGCTGCGTTCGCTGCCGGGCTCGAACAGCAATGGGCGGGGTTAACCCCGCCCATTGCTTCAACTGCGCTCATGCGCAACAACACCGGTCGGTCTCTGGTCGCAGCTGGATGA
- a CDS encoding recombinase family protein: protein MGKTLGYARVSTDDQDVQTQKAKLEGLGAVVVFSDIGNGSSLDGRTQLEAAIRLLEPGDELLALHPDRLARDTGDLLTIGKRVIERSAILRIYDPAITLDGTDMMAEVMLTIFGMIGMMEKHFIKARQRRGIDAAKARGDVYKGRPATISQDDVRQLRAEGLGATEIAKRLKIGRASVYRALAA from the coding sequence ATGGGGAAGACGCTGGGTTACGCGAGGGTGAGCACGGACGACCAGGACGTTCAGACCCAGAAGGCCAAGCTGGAAGGCCTTGGTGCTGTGGTCGTGTTCAGCGACATTGGTAATGGATCTTCCCTGGACGGTCGGACCCAGCTTGAGGCGGCAATCCGGCTGCTCGAACCCGGCGATGAACTTCTGGCCCTTCATCCCGACCGTCTCGCTCGTGACACCGGCGATCTGCTCACCATCGGCAAGCGCGTCATCGAGCGTAGTGCAATCCTGCGTATCTATGATCCGGCCATCACGCTGGATGGCACGGACATGATGGCTGAGGTTATGCTGACCATCTTTGGCATGATTGGCATGATGGAGAAGCACTTCATCAAGGCGCGGCAGCGCAGGGGCATCGACGCCGCGAAGGCCCGAGGTGATGTTTACAAGGGCCGGCCCGCCACGATCAGCCAGGACGATGTTCGCCAGCTTCGGGCCGAGGGGTTGGGCGCGACCGAGATCGCCAAGCGCCTCAAGATTGGGCGCGCGTCGGTTTACCGGGCGCTGGCTGCATGA